Genomic window (Roseivirga sp. 4D4):
AAAGGATTTCAATGATGAAAGGCTAGACAATCCACTGGTGCATAACCTTCAACCCATGAGGGATTTTGTTACTAGTGATACCTATCACAGTACAGGTCCGACTTTCGCGAGAAGCAAAGTGCTGGTAATGATAGGCCTTACAGTCATTGTACTACTCTCGGCATGTTTTAATTATACAAACTTATCTCTTGCAAGGGCTTTGAGAAGGACAAAGGAAGTAGGTGTTCGGAAAGTCGTTGGGGCTAGTCGTTTTCAAGTCTTTAGTCAGTTTGTTGTAGAGGCGATCGTTTTGTCGCTGCTAGCATTGGTGGTTGGAGTTTTTCTATTTGCGCTGATAAGGCCACAGTTTTTATCCTTACCAAACCCTTCCGCTCGTGGATTTGACATGTTCGAATTGGCGATTAGCGCTTGGCATATTTTCTATTTCATCCTTTTTGCGATAGCAATCGGAATTGTAGCCGGGGTGCTGCCTGCGGTTTTTCATTCCAAACTCAAGGCAGGCAATGCCTTTAAGGCAGAAGGTGTTTCAAAGAGCCTTTCGGGTGCAAGACTAAGAAAGGTTCTTATCGTTTTTCAGTTCGCCTTATCTATTGGTTTAATCATGTGTGCCGTTCTGATCAACGATCAATATCAGTATACATTGGACTATGATTTGGGCTATGAGACTAACGATATCCTCACAGTGGATCTTCATGGTGAGTACGCTGATGTTTTGGCAAATGAGTTTGCTGCAATATCGGAAGTGAGTGATGTTTCTAAGTCTTCATGGGTGTTGGGAGTAGGGGGCGATGGCCTTAATGCAGGAATGATTTTCACGGAAGGGATGGGCAATAGAGCACTGTCTTTGATCAACTACATTGATGAGACGTATATCCCGATGCATAAGATAGAGATGATTGCCGGCACCAACTTTACCTCGCCTTTAGGTGCTGGTAGTTCACCGAATTCAATCATTGTGAATGAAGCCATGCTCAAAGAACTGGAGCTGGGAAATCCGCAGGAAGCGCTGGGAAAACGGCTTGTTTACAATGGGACCAATGTGAGGATTCAAGGCGTTTTTAAGGAAGCGGTAAGCATAGGACTGACTAAGAGGTTTATCGAATCAATGGCTTTTATTCAAACCAATAGACTGATGGACTATAAGGTATTGAACCTGAAAGTCAATAGTCAAGATGTTGTTTCAACACTCACCAAGCTGGAAAGCATTTATGCACTTCAGGATCCTGTTCATCCATTTACAGCGGCCTATTACGAAGACAAAATTTCTGAAAGTTATAAGTACCAAAGAAGCAATTATAAGGTCATTTCATTTTTAGCTGTCATCGCCATCTCTATTTCAACCATGGGGCTATTGGGTATGGCCGTGTTTAATATAGAAACTCGCATGAAGGAGATAGGTATTCGCAAGGTATTGGGAGCTAACGCAAAGAACTTGGCAATTCTTCTATCCAAAGGGTTTTTCCTATTAATAGTACTCGCTGCTATAATAGCCATTCCCATAACGCTATGGATAGTTGAAAACCAAGTGCTAAATAACTTCTGGCAAAGAGCTCCTGTTGGCATTGTGGAGTTACTCTCAGGCTTTTTGGTAGTACTTGTTATTGGTCTACTGACTGTCGGTTGGCAGGTACGAGTAGCTGCAGTGTCAAATCCGGTAAAAAGCCTAAGAAGTGAGTAGAGTGCAGATAACTTTCTCGTGCGTGGAGGGTCTTTATGCAGAATGAGTTTATTGGCTCTTGCTTAGTCGATGAGCTTGATGATTGTTCGATCAATCCTTTTGCCCTTTTCTGAGTCGATATTGATAATACTAGTCCTTTTTGTTTCGATTTTAAT
Coding sequences:
- a CDS encoding ABC transporter permease; amino-acid sequence: MKKQSVKFSEKLLATLCREEYLEEILGDLAEYREELSTKPKWQQRIFYAYHVINFIKPWSLKKLGGSQKLNQYGMFKNYFKTSVRSLRNNALFSAINISGLAISMSVGILMIILIQELSSFDDFHANKDHIFRVTSTQKQGDRGVIVRQATGSYFIADLLSTQVSGVENVLVMTNSPVELDLGTEEKAVPISCHYAGESFFDVFSYQMIKGNRETALSQPGQVVLTETAAKKLFGDRDPIGEIITAEMNSYLQNGRLAQPDFENGIISGVVEDPPVNSHLRFEALVSLKTLELSMQQQGLTHKTNPGYVSNLLVYLLLLDDVEPVVVEESMRAFLKDFNDERLDNPLVHNLQPMRDFVTSDTYHSTGPTFARSKVLVMIGLTVIVLLSACFNYTNLSLARALRRTKEVGVRKVVGASRFQVFSQFVVEAIVLSLLALVVGVFLFALIRPQFLSLPNPSARGFDMFELAISAWHIFYFILFAIAIGIVAGVLPAVFHSKLKAGNAFKAEGVSKSLSGARLRKVLIVFQFALSIGLIMCAVLINDQYQYTLDYDLGYETNDILTVDLHGEYADVLANEFAAISEVSDVSKSSWVLGVGGDGLNAGMIFTEGMGNRALSLINYIDETYIPMHKIEMIAGTNFTSPLGAGSSPNSIIVNEAMLKELELGNPQEALGKRLVYNGTNVRIQGVFKEAVSIGLTKRFIESMAFIQTNRLMDYKVLNLKVNSQDVVSTLTKLESIYALQDPVHPFTAAYYEDKISESYKYQRSNYKVISFLAVIAISISTMGLLGMAVFNIETRMKEIGIRKVLGANAKNLAILLSKGFFLLIVLAAIIAIPITLWIVENQVLNNFWQRAPVGIVELLSGFLVVLVIGLLTVGWQVRVAAVSNPVKSLRSE